The DNA region TAAATATATTACGGGCTATCTTATAGAATTATCGTTGAGTATAGATAATGTTTTTGTTATTGCCGTTATTTTTTCCTCCTTTAAAATACCCGCGCTATACCAACACCGTGTGCTTTTCTGGGGTATTTTGGGAGCTATTGTTTTTAGGGGATTAATGATTTTGTTCGGTGTGGCACTTATCACCAAATTTGAATGGATCATTTATGTTTTTGGTGTGTTCTTGTTATGGACCGCCTATAAAATGCTTAAAAGTGATGAAGAAAACTTCGACCCAAAAAATTCTTGGATTTTTAGACAAATTCGAAAGGTATATCCCATTACATCCAACATTCACGGGCATGATTTCTTCGTAAAGAAAAAAGGGCTGAACGCCGCTACTCCACTGTTTGTAGCCTTGGTGGTTATTGAATTGACAGATGTACTCTTCGCTTTAGATAGTATTCCCGCTATTTTGGCCATTACGGCTGACCCTTTTATAGTGTTTAGCTCCAATATCTTAGCTATTCTTGGACTACGGTCCATGTACTTTTTAATTTCAAGGATGCTGGAAAAATTCCGTTATATCAATTATAGTCTGGTCGTCATTCTGGCCTTTGTAGGGCTTAAAATGTTGTTTTCCCATCAAGTGGAATTGCCGGAATGGTTGTCACTGGCGGTTATTTCAGTAGCGTTGGCGGCGGGTATAGCAGCTTCGTTGCTCATTCCTGAAAAGGAAAACAAAGATGAGTTGCCACATATGGAAGATGAATAAATTACCCGTTAATACCTCTGCAGAAATAACTTCTCATAGATTTTGTTCACGGTCCAGTTTCCCAACGGGAAGTACAGAGCGAAAAACAAGGCCATTCCCAAACTGAAATTCCGGATGCCAAAGGTTTGGTCCAAAAGGTTATTAGGGTATGCATAGGAAGTTTCAAAATAATAGCCTCCAAATTCTAAGAACCCCATAGCAACCAGTCCGTATGCGTACTGGGTGTGAAAAGGAAGTTTTCGTAGCAAGAGCGATAGCGGTACCATGTATAAAATGTAACAGCTGATGACTTGCCACCAGTAGGTAAATTTGGCTATTTCCATGGTAGCTCCAAACCAATTCATTACCATGCCCCAAGTGAAATAAACAATGCAATAAACAGCGATTAACCTGCTATCTACAAATAACTTAGGTTTTGCCCAGTTCCAGAATTCGGTCCACATTACTTCGCTTCTAGTTTGGTATCAATAATGGTTAAGGCATCTTGAACGGTTTTCATTTTTTCAATATCCTCGTTCTCCAAAAGAATATCAAACTCATCCTCCACATCTAGAACAATATCTACCAGATGTGCGGAATTTATATTAAGCTCGGTTATAAGATTGCTATCCAAGGAAATTGCATCCACAGCTACATCTTCCGGTAAATACACCTTAATAATCTTTTTTAAAGTGTTGTACTTAGTGCTTTCATCCATTTTGATTTCAGTCTTTTCTAATCCATATATCGTTTAAAAATAACACAAGCATTGACATCTCCAAAGCCAAAACTAGCCTTTGCCAAAATATGAGGCTTATGTGTTATCGTTTTTTGTGGAATACAGTCGGCATCTATTATTTCTGTAATTGTAGGATGTACATCCTCACAATTTATGTTACCGAACACTTGTGATTTTTCAAACTGAAGTACCGCAGCAACACATTCAATGCTTCCCGCAGCGGATAAACAGTGTCCAAAAAGGCTCTTAAAAGAATTGATATATGGAAAATCGGTGCCGGAACGTTTCAAGGCCGTGCTCCAATTTTCTATTTCCAATGCATCTTTAGAGGTTGCCGTCAAATGCCCGTTGATCACATCGATATCCGA from Zobellia alginiliquefaciens includes:
- a CDS encoding acyl carrier protein encodes the protein MDESTKYNTLKKIIKVYLPEDVAVDAISLDSNLITELNINSAHLVDIVLDVEDEFDILLENEDIEKMKTVQDALTIIDTKLEAK
- a CDS encoding TerC family protein, with the protein product MWVWILFIALIIVFLALDLGVFNKDEHVIKTKEAAIWTSIWVSVALAFSGVIYWLFAEGLVENPTNLTPNNAVLKYITGYLIELSLSIDNVFVIAVIFSSFKIPALYQHRVLFWGILGAIVFRGLMILFGVALITKFEWIIYVFGVFLLWTAYKMLKSDEENFDPKNSWIFRQIRKVYPITSNIHGHDFFVKKKGLNAATPLFVALVVIELTDVLFALDSIPAILAITADPFIVFSSNILAILGLRSMYFLISRMLEKFRYINYSLVVILAFVGLKMLFSHQVELPEWLSLAVISVALAAGIAASLLIPEKENKDELPHMEDE